One segment of Mycobacterium spongiae DNA contains the following:
- a CDS encoding class I SAM-dependent methyltransferase has protein sequence MTSTRSSRHDGDTWDLASSVGVTATMVATARAIASRATNPLINDPFAEPLVKAVGVDLLSRLASGETSPTDLDDDPGSSLGAMTRMVDGMAVRTKFFDEFFLDATRAGITQVVILASGLDSRAYRLPWPSGTTVYEIDQPQVTDFKTRTLAELNAAPTANRRVVAVDLRDDWPTALTSAGFDPSLPTAWSAEGLLGYLPPDAQDRLLDNVTELSATGSRFASEGMDNVDPEHEDRLKARMKTISERWRTYGFDIDMSALVYFGDRNEASTYLSEHGWLVTSSTMKELYAANGLPPLEDDDLPAAEMLYVSGTLYRTPRPQAAE, from the coding sequence ATGACATCCACCCGCTCTAGCCGGCACGACGGAGATACCTGGGACCTGGCGTCCAGCGTCGGCGTGACCGCGACCATGGTTGCGACCGCACGAGCGATAGCGAGCCGCGCGACCAACCCCCTGATCAACGATCCGTTTGCCGAGCCGCTCGTCAAGGCCGTCGGGGTGGATCTGCTTTCCCGACTGGCCAGCGGGGAAACGAGCCCGACCGACCTCGACGACGATCCGGGAAGCTCGCTGGGGGCCATGACGCGAATGGTCGATGGCATGGCCGTCCGTACGAAGTTTTTCGACGAGTTCTTCCTGGATGCGACAAGAGCCGGTATCACCCAGGTCGTGATTCTGGCGTCGGGACTGGATTCCCGGGCATATCGGCTGCCTTGGCCCTCGGGAACCACGGTGTACGAAATCGACCAGCCGCAGGTCACCGATTTCAAGACGCGCACCCTGGCCGAGCTGAATGCGGCTCCCACCGCCAACCGGCGGGTGGTCGCCGTCGATCTTCGTGACGACTGGCCGACCGCACTCACCTCGGCCGGATTCGACCCGTCTCTACCCACCGCGTGGAGCGCCGAGGGCCTGCTCGGTTATCTGCCGCCAGACGCCCAGGACCGCTTGCTGGACAACGTCACCGAGCTCAGCGCGACCGGCAGCCGATTCGCCAGCGAGGGCATGGACAACGTCGATCCCGAACACGAGGATCGGCTCAAGGCGCGCATGAAGACGATCTCCGAGCGTTGGCGCACCTACGGTTTTGATATCGACATGAGCGCGCTGGTGTACTTCGGCGACCGCAACGAGGCCTCGACCTACCTTTCCGAGCATGGTTGGCTGGTCACGAGCAGCACTATGAAGGAGCTTTACGCCGCCAACGGCCTTCCCCCGCTGGAAGACGATGACCTGCCGGCGGCTGAAATGCTCTACGTCAGTGGCACGTTGTACCGCACTCCAAGGCCGCAGGCGGCCGAATGA
- a CDS encoding class I SAM-dependent methyltransferase gives MTQTESVRSEGDSWDPASSVGATATMVAAQRAMASRQPSALLDDHLADPLVRAVGLAPFVRMMDGETTIEDDPLVSRRSLSEQMAARTRFFDDFFTASADAGIRQAVILASGLDTRAYRLNWPAGMVVYEIDQPQVIDFKTRTLAGLGAAPTADRRPIGIDLRDDWPAALRQHGFDVTQPTAWIAEGLLVYLPPDAQDRLFDNVAALSAAGSRLATDDFADPAGFSGERAQQLAERFSRVGLDLNMPELIYHGERSTVIDYLETHGWNVIARTFQELYAHNGFDVPDDEVLAVFGELRYVTSTLG, from the coding sequence ATGACCCAGACCGAGTCCGTCCGATCCGAGGGCGACAGCTGGGACCCGGCTTCGAGTGTGGGCGCGACCGCAACCATGGTCGCGGCTCAGCGAGCAATGGCGTCCAGGCAGCCCAGCGCATTGCTCGACGACCACCTGGCCGATCCATTAGTTCGGGCTGTGGGCCTAGCCCCATTCGTTCGCATGATGGACGGAGAGACCACCATCGAGGACGACCCATTGGTGAGTCGCCGGTCGCTAAGCGAGCAGATGGCGGCGCGCACCAGATTTTTCGACGACTTCTTCACCGCGTCCGCCGACGCCGGCATCCGCCAGGCGGTGATCCTGGCGTCCGGCCTTGACACCAGGGCCTATCGGCTGAATTGGCCGGCTGGCATGGTCGTCTACGAGATCGACCAGCCCCAGGTCATCGATTTCAAGACACGCACGCTGGCCGGGTTGGGCGCGGCGCCAACCGCCGACCGACGGCCGATCGGCATCGACCTGCGAGACGATTGGCCCGCCGCCCTGCGTCAGCATGGTTTCGACGTCACCCAACCAACCGCGTGGATTGCCGAAGGCCTGCTCGTTTATCTGCCGCCCGATGCCCAAGATCGGTTGTTCGACAACGTTGCCGCGCTGAGCGCAGCGGGTAGCCGACTGGCGACCGATGACTTCGCCGACCCGGCGGGTTTCTCCGGCGAGCGTGCCCAGCAACTCGCTGAGCGCTTCAGCCGCGTCGGCCTCGATCTCAACATGCCCGAGCTGATCTACCACGGTGAGCGCAGCACGGTGATCGACTACCTCGAAACCCACGGATGGAACGTGATCGCCCGGACGTTCCAGGAACTTTACGCGCACAATGGATTTGATGTGCCCGACGATGAAGTTCTGGCTGTCTTCGGCGAGTTGCGCTACGTCACCAGCACTCTCGGGTAG
- a CDS encoding L-fuculose-phosphate aldolase, producing the protein MRFVDNPESAVLAAAKDMLRRGLVEGTAGNISARRSDGNLVITPSSVDYAEMVLDDLVLVDTGGAVVRAKEGRSPSTEMKLHLACYRAYDDIGSVIHSHPVWATMFAIAHEPIPACVDEFAIYCGGDVRCTEYAASGTPDVGANAVKALEGRAAALIANHGLVAVGPRPDKVLHVTALVERTAQIVWGARALGGPVPIPEEVNRNFASVYSYLRANPG; encoded by the coding sequence GTGAGATTCGTAGACAACCCGGAATCCGCGGTGTTGGCGGCGGCGAAGGATATGTTGCGCCGTGGTCTGGTCGAGGGGACCGCCGGCAACATCTCCGCCCGGCGCTCCGACGGCAACCTCGTCATCACGCCGTCGTCGGTCGACTACGCGGAAATGGTGCTCGACGATCTGGTGCTCGTCGACACCGGCGGCGCCGTGGTGCGGGCCAAAGAAGGCCGGTCCCCCTCCACGGAGATGAAGCTGCACCTGGCCTGCTATCGGGCATACGACGACATCGGCAGCGTGATCCACAGCCATCCCGTGTGGGCGACCATGTTCGCTATCGCGCATGAGCCGATTCCGGCGTGCGTCGACGAGTTCGCGATCTACTGCGGCGGCGACGTGCGGTGCACCGAGTACGCCGCGTCAGGCACACCGGATGTCGGCGCCAACGCGGTCAAGGCCCTCGAAGGCCGCGCCGCCGCGCTGATCGCCAACCACGGGCTGGTGGCCGTGGGACCGCGCCCCGACAAGGTCCTGCACGTCACCGCGCTGGTCGAGCGCACCGCTCAAATCGTCTGGGGTGCACGCGCTCTCGGTGGACCTGTACCCATTCCCGAAGAGGTGAACCGGAACTTCGCCAGCGTTTACAGCTATTTGCGCGCGAACCCAGGGTAG